Proteins from one Juglans microcarpa x Juglans regia isolate MS1-56 chromosome 1S, Jm3101_v1.0, whole genome shotgun sequence genomic window:
- the LOC121245917 gene encoding LOW QUALITY PROTEIN: coatomer subunit beta-1-like (The sequence of the model RefSeq protein was modified relative to this genomic sequence to represent the inferred CDS: inserted 1 base in 1 codon), with translation MEKSCSLLVHFDKGTPAIANEIKEALEGNDMPAKIDAMMKAIMLLLNGETLPQLFITIIRYVLPSEDHTIQKLLLLYLEIIEKTDAKGRVLPEMILICQNLRNNLQHPNEYIRGVTLRFLCRLKETEIIEPLIPSVLQNLEHRHPFIRRNAILAVMSIYKLPQGEQILGDAPDMIEKVLLTEQDQSAKRNAFLMLFNCAQDRAINYLLTHVERVSEWGDMLQMVVLELIRKVCRTNRGEKGKYIKIIISLLNVPSTAVIYECAGTLVSLSSAPTAIRAAANTYCQLLLSQSDNNVKLIVLDRLNELKSSHRDILVDLIMDVLRALSSPNLDIRRKTLDIVLDLITPRNINEVVLTLKKEVVKTQSGELEKNGEYRQMLIQAIHSCAIKFPEVASTVVHLLMDFLGDSNVGSAVDVIVFVREIIETNPKLRVSIITRLLDTFYQIRSARVCSCALWIIGEYCLSLSEVGSGIATIKQCLGELPFYSVSEEEEATESSKKDKQVNSITLSSKRPAILADGTYATQSAASETAFSPPTLVQGSLTSGNLRTLLLTGDFFLGAVVACTLTKLLLRLEEVQQSKVEVNKESTQALLIMVSMLQLGQSSVLPHPIDNDSYDRIVLCIRLLCNTGEEIRKIWLQSCRQSFVQMLSEKQLQETQEIKAKAQISHAQPDDLIDFYHLKSRKGMSQLELEDAVQDDLKRATGEFVKDGDDANKLNRILQLTGFSDPVYAEAYVTVHHYDIVLDVTVINRTKETLQNLCLELATMGDLKLVERPQNYTLAPESSKQIKSNIKVSSTETGVIFGNIVYETSNVHERTVVVLNDIHIDIMDYISPAVCGDVAFRTMWAEFEWENKVAVNTVIQDEKDFLDHIIKSTNMKCLTAPSALDGECGFLAANLYAKSVFGEDALVNVSIEKQADGKLSGYIRIRSKTQGIALSXGDKITLKQKGGS, from the exons ATGGAGAAATCTTGTTCTCTGCTCGTTCACTTTGACAAAGGAACACCTGCAATTGCAAATGAGATTAAGGAAGCTCTTGAAGGCAATGACATGCCTGCCAAAATTGATGCGATGATGAAAGCGATCATGCTTTTGTTGAATGGTGAAACACTACCTCAGCTTTTTATTACAATTATTAGATATGTTTTGCCCTCAGAGGACCATACAATCCAAAAGCTTCTTCTGCTATATTTGGAGATCATTGAAAAAACTGATGCAAAGGGTAGGGTGTTACCTGAAATGATCTTGATATGCCAAAATTTGAGGAACAACCTTCAGCACCCAAATGAGTATATTCGTGGTGTTACATTGAGGTTTCTTTGCCGCTTGAAAGAGACTGAAATAATTGAGCCACTGATCCCTTCTGTTTTACAAAATTTGGAGCACCGACACCCATTTATAAGAAGGAATGCCATATTAGCTGTGATGTCGATATATAAGCTTCCTCAGGGTGAGCAAATTTTAGGTGATGCACCTGATATGATTGAGAAGGTTCTTTTGACAGAGCAGGACCAATCAGCTAAGCGGAATGCATTTCTCATGCTTTTCAATTGTGCCCAAGATCGTGCAATTAATTACCTTTTGACCCATGTTGAGAGGGTTTCTGAATGGGGTGATATGCTTCAGATGGTTGTGCTGGAGTTGATCCGAAAAGTGTGCAGAACTAATCGAGGTGAGAAGGGAAAGtacattaaaattattatatcctTACTGAATGTGCCTTCCACTGCGGTTATCTATGAATGTGCCGGGACACTTGTCTCTCTGTCATCTGCTCCGACTGCTATTAGAGCTGCTGCAAACACTTACTGTCAGCTTCTTCTTTCTCAAAGTGACAACAATGTGAAGCTTATTGTGCTTGATCGGTTGAATGAGCTCAAGTCTTCTCATAGGGATATTTTGGTTGACCTTATAATGGATGTTCTAAGGGCACTTTCTAGCCCGAATCTTGACATCCGTAGGAAGACACTGGATATTGTTCTTGATCTTATTACTCCACGGAACATCAATGAGGTTGTTCTTACCTTGAAGAAAGAAGTTGTTAAAACTCAGAGTGGAGAGCTCGAGAAGAATGGTGAATACAGGCAGATGCTTATTCAGGCCATTCATTCTTGCGCAATTAAGTTCCCAGAAGTTGCAAGCACAGTGGTACACCTATTGATGGATTTCTTGGGTGACAGCAATGTTGGCTCAGCTGTTGATGTCATTGTTTTTGTTCGAGAGATAATTGAAACCAACCCTAAACTTAGGGTTTCAATAATAACAAGGCTGTTGGATACTTTCTACCAGATCCGATCTGCACGTGTCTGTTCCTGTGCTCTTTGGATCATTGGAGAGTATTGCCTGTCGCTTTCTGAAGTCGGAAGTGGCATTGCAACCATTAAACAGTGCCTTGGAGAGTTACCTTTCTACTCTGTttcagaagaagaggaagctaCCGAATCTTCTAAGAAGGATAAGCAAGTGAATTCCATTACTCTTTCTTCCAAAAGACCAGCTATCCTCGCTGATGGCACATATGCGACCCAGAGTGCAGCCTCTGAAACTGCTTTTTCTCCTCCTACACTTGTTCAAGGATCCTTGACATCTGGGAATCTTAGAACCCTGCTTCTCACTGGTGACTTTTTTCTTGGGGCAGTTGTGGCCTGTACACTGACTAAGCTTCTTCTGAGGTTGGAAGAGGTACAGCAATCTAAAGTTGAAGTGAATAAGGAATCTACACAGGCATTGCTGATCATGGTCTCTATGCTGCAATTAGGACAATCTTCGGTTCTTCCTCACCCAATCGACAATGATTCTTATGATAGAATTGTCCTCTGCATAAGGTTGCTTTGCAATACTGGTGAAGAGATCAGAAAAATATGGTTGCAATCCTGTCGTCAGAGTTTTGTCCAAATGCTCTCAGAAAAGCAACTCCAGGAAACACAAGAAATAAAGGCGAAGGCACAGATATCTCATGCTCAACCAGATGACCTAATTGACTTCTACCATTTAAAGAGCAGGAAG GGTATGAGCCAACTGGAGTTAGAAGATGCGGTGCAAGATGATCTTAAGCGTGCAACTGGAGAGTTTGTAAAGGATGGGGATGATGCAAATAAACTTAACCGCATTCTCCAACTCACTGGTTTTAGTGATCCAGTGTATGCTGAAGCTTATGTGACTGTTCATCATTATGATATTGTTCTTGATGTTACAGTTATCAATCGAACTAAGGAGACCTTACAGAATTTGTGCTTGGAGTTGGCAACTATGGGTGACCTTAAACTTGTTGAACGTCCACAGAATTATACACTAGCTCCTGAATCAAGCAAACAAATAAAGTCCAACATCAAAGTTTCCTCAACTGAGACTGGAGTCATTTTCGGGAACATAGTTTATGAGACTTCAAATGTACATGAGCGAACAGTGGTTGTGCTGAATGACATTCATATAGACATCATGGATTACATCTCTCCTGCAGTTTGTGGTGATGTAGCTTTTAGAACGATGTGGGCAGAATTTGAGTGGGAAAACAAG GTTGCTGTCAACACTGTAATTCAAGATGAGAAAGATTTCCTTGATCACATTATCAAATCAACCAACATGAAGTGCCTCACGGCACC GTCAGCACTGGATGGCGAGTGTGGATTCCTGGCAGCCAACTTGTATGCTAAGAGTGTATTTGGAGAGGATGCGTTGGTGAATGTGAGCATAGAGAAACAGGCAGATGGTAAGCTGAGTGGCTACATCAGGATAAGGAGCAAGACACAGGGGATTGCTCTCA TTGGGGATAAGATTACTCTCAAGCAGAAGGGTGGAAGTTGA